From the Prunus dulcis chromosome 4, ALMONDv2, whole genome shotgun sequence genome, one window contains:
- the LOC117624522 gene encoding GDSL esterase/lipase At5g45670-like: MMNKMWAVCVVVVLALNLWCNIGARAAPQVPCYFIFGDSLVDNGNNNQLQSLARADYLPYGIDFGGPTGRFSNGKTTVDVVAELLGFDDYIPPYATARGQDILKGVNFASAAAGIREETGRQLGGRITFSGQVKNYQNVVSQVVNLLGDEDQAANYLGKCIYSVGLGSNDYLNNYFMPQFYSTGNQFTTEEYATSLIQDYSQQLRILYNYGARKIVLFGIGQIGCSPNELAQNSPDGASCVEKINSANQIFNSKLKALANEFNTNLSDARVIFVDSYGIFQDIITSPAQYGFRVTNAGCCGVGRNNGQITCLPLQTPCQNRNEYLFWDAFHPTEAGNNVVARRAYSAVRASDAYPVDIRRLALL; encoded by the exons ATGATGAACAAAATGTGGGCGGTGTGTGTGGTTGTGGTTTTGGCGTTGAACTTGTGGTGCAATATTGGGGCTAGAGCTGCACCACAAGTGCCTTGCTACTTCATATTTGGAGACTCCTTGGTCGATAATGGCAATAATAACCAGCTTCAGTCCTTGGCCAGAGCTGATTATTTGCCTTATGGGATCGACTTTGGTGGACCTACTGGAAGATTTTCCAACGGCAAAACCACTGTTGATGTTGTTG CTGagcttttgggttttgatgatTATATTCCACCCTATGCAACTGCTAGAGGCCAAGACATACTCAAAGGAGTAAACTTTGCATCTGCAGCTGCTGGGATTAGAGAGGAAACTGGACGTCAATTG GGAGGCCGGATTACATTTAGTGGTCAGGTAAAGAATTACCAGAACGTAGTGTCCCAAGTTGTAAACTTACTTGGCGATGAGGACCAAGCTGCAAATTATCTGGGCAAATGCATATACTCAGTTGGGTTAGGCAGCAACGATTACCTCAACAACTATTTCATGCCACAATTTTACTCCACCGGCAACCAATTTACTACCGAGGAATATGCTACTTCTCTTATCCAAGATTACAGTCAGCAACTAAGG ATTTTGTACAATTATGGAGCAAGGAAGATTGTGTTGTTTGGAATTGGTCAAATAGGTTGCAGTCCAAATGAATTGGCCCAAAATAGCCCAGATGGTGCATCGTGCgtagaaaaaataaactccgCAAACCAAATTTTCAATAGCAAGCTGAAGGCACTTGCCAATGAATTCAACACTAACCTATCAGATGCAAGAGTTATCTTCGTAGACTCTTATGGCATTTTCCAGGACATAATAACCAGCCCTGCACAATATG GATTTAGAGTTACAAACGCAGGGTGCTGTGGGGTAGGGAGGAACAATGGCCAAATTACATGTCTTCCTCTCCAAACTCCATGCCAAAATAGGAATGAGTATCTGTTTTGGGATGCATTTCATCCAACTGAGGCCGGAAACAACGTCGTAGCAAGGAGAGCATACAGCGCTGTTCGTGCCTCGGACGCTTACCCTGTCGATATTCGCCGGCTCGCTCTGCTTTAA